ACACAGTCCAAGGGTTCAAGAGATTTCATGGCAGGGCGTTTTCGGATCCATATGTGCAACGCCTCAAAAACAGTTTGGTCTATGATATTGCACAAATGCCCACAGGAACAACTGGCATCAAGGTAaggaaagaataaagaatattCACAGTTAAGGCGAAATGTAACAGCCCAGACACACTGCATATACCTCCCAGTATTCACTCTAAGAGACTTGTAATGATTCCCATATCTTGTGATCATCTGGCCAGCCAACTCAGATAATTAAAAACCTGCCAAATTAATTTTACTGTCAGAGAAAAGAAATACTCCTTAGGCACTTTCTGTCAGTGCATGGAGAAGAGTCTTTATTCAGCTGGGCATGCTTGTGGTTTTAAACAATAACTGGTTAAACTTCACAGTGACTCATCAGGGCAGAGATAATAAAGACAGACTGATTACACATGGTAATCTATAGAGACAGTACATTGGAGGTAGACATTTTCTCATCACAccaacaaatgcaaaaaaaaaaaaaaacacacacacactttcacaacaATATTAAGATGTTACTACAATCACTGATATTGTTATTAAAGTGGTTTACAGTCTTTTTTAGACCTGAATATCCTTTGTGCTTGAAAGACCAAATaagtttttttctctgatttgtGGTGTCTGTTTGGCTCTTATTAATTTAGATTTAAGACAAAGGTTTAATGCCAGGAAGCACTAAAAGCATGTACATGAACACCATTTTATGGCACCCATGATGCAGCACGTGCACATCTTGAAGttgtgaaatgtctgtctgtgtcatcaCAAGCTGACCCAAGACAGTTTGAACTATAGTCTTGATGAGACAGTGTTAGCGATACTATTACGACTGACTGAGAGACATTGCCACCTGCAAACATAAGTTACAGTCAATGTCAAATGAGCTGCAAGTTTGGAAATGCAAATTAATATTTACCTGGATTTGCCATGTGATTTaataaattttttattttattttattttattttttttacttttggccaGAGGTTGAGGCAGATAGATAGTTTTTCAGTCCATTATCATCCAGTCACCTGCTGCACAGAACAAAGTGGATAACATCTAGATCATTGTAACAGTCTTTTATTTCCGACAATTTTCACAGGTGACGTACATGGAGGAAGAGAAGGTGTTCAGCATCGAACAGGTCACTGCAATGCTGCTGACCAAGCTGAAGGAGACTGCGGAGCACGCACTCAAGAAGCCTGTGGCAGACTGTGTTGTGTCTGTAAGTGTTACATATTACTGCACATGTTCTGATGCTGTTCTTGTATGTGATATGTAGAGGGGAtatgtttatgtatgtatggAAATATGTAGTCCTCGCCAGCATAGAAcagcttaaaggggaacaccacctaattTAAGATTTCCCATGTTATTTCCATAGTTGAGCAAAGTTCAATTACTATTTTTCCAAAGCAaaaaaccagagaagtaagtctccaACTTGTGATGTGATAGGGTATAaattctggagctgctccatagaatTAATCataatgtttatttacaataacttcTGGGTTGAGTTTCTGGTCTACCACAGACTTGGTTGGTTAGTGTGTTAGGTAAAGAagagcaaatattcaaatatagcatacacttgcGCTGATAATGATTTTTTAGGTGGCAAAAATACACTTGCTTCGGCCCCGTCCCCAGCAGCTCAGTGCTTAGCTTCCACGccagtagatttggtttatcaaagatgctagctaaataacacagtacataaaatcAACACAGTAGGAAGGTGAGATAGATCAGACCACAGttaactatatatctttaaacacTACAATTACGACTGAAAATGTCAAATGACATGACCtggaagtgattgttgttgttatcatGGTGTCACCATGATTCAGTCCATAGACAATGATGGTTTTGTGGACCCTTTGTTGTAGTGTTGTCAGTTgtgaacagaaaatgtacccatatactcaaaACATTCCtgtgggtgctctcagtgtcatcccgatgacatcacaaatatgAGTTTAAGCCCTCTAGCTTTTGGATTTTGAAGAGAGCTGTTCACGTTTACTGATATGTTGGACCCTCTTGGGACATAAGAATAACACGttcaatacattttgaaaactgGTGTAGTTCGCCTTTAAATGCTCCACCCACACAGGTATTTTCACTGGTGTTGCCTGGTTACACCTGTTGTCAGTAATACTAGTCCACAGAGTTTGGTGACATCATGAATTCCATGCACTTCAGCCTGTCTGGAGGTCTAGTCAGGCAGATTAATTGAAACCAGTTTAACAAAATGAGTCTATTTCAAATATTCTTCTGTTGAAACCAGGTTCCCTGTTACTACACTGATGCTGAGAGGAGATCAGTAGTAGATGCTGCTCAGATTGCTGGTCTCAACTGTCTGAGGCTCATGAATGAGACAACTGCAGGTCTGTACTTGTCTTTCTGGGGCAGGGCTTGGGCAAGGATGTGCATGTTACTGATTGTGGACTGCCAAAATGCACACGTTGACATTGATTCCAGTCAGTTTTTACATCACTTAATAATTTAACAATTTTCCCTCCAGTTGCATTGGCGTATGGGATCTATAAACAGGATCTCCCTGCTCCTGAGGAGAAGGCCAGGAATGTGGTGTTTGTGGACCTGGGCCATTCTGGATACCAGACATCCGTGTGTGCCTTTAATAAGGGCAAACTCAAGGTGCGTAGCTAAATTAGCCTCCTGAACATTCAATGTTAATGTAGGGGAAGCTTTGGGTCATTCTTTGATCTCGCTCTTGCCCTCTTCTACTTGTCTCTCAGGTTCTTTCTACAGCTTGTGACCCAGAGTTGGGAGGAAAGGACTTTGATGAGGTACTGGTGAGGCACTTCTGTGAGGAATTTTCCAAGAAGTACAAACTTGATGTCAAGTCAAAGCCGAGGGCTCTGGTCAGGCTCTACCAGGAGTGTGAAAAACTGAAGAAACTGATGAGCGCCAACTCCTCTGACCTGCCACTTAACATCGAGTGCTTCATGAATGACATTGATGTCACTGGAAAACTGAACAGGTAGACCAACAAGGAATGATTTGTTGCTTTTAGTATGCATGATTCACATCTGCTGTGGGGTATTTTAAATTTCCTCTTAAAGCCTAAGTCatgttctctttttctcttgcaTAAGGGGTCAGTTTGAAGAGATGTGTGCTGATATTTTTGCCCGAGTTGAGGCTCCGCTGCAGAGTCTGCTGGATCACACCAGTGAgtgttattttcttcagttGTCTTTCTTATTAATTCAGTTAAATAACTTAATGTATGTTGGTTTCTTGGTTTGTGTGATAATAAAACTGTGCTCTTGTTCCATAAGAACTGAAAAAGGAAgatgtctatgcagtagagATCGTTGGAGGAGCCTCCAGAATCCCAGCCGTCAAAGAGAGAATCAGCAAATTCTTCGGGAAGGAACTGAGCACCACACTGAATGCTGACGAAGCTGTGGCCAGAGGATGTGCCCTGCAGGTATATGACACTTTAGTATCAAACTGGTCTCCGCCTGCACCCATGCTCACCAGAGTTGTCACGTCAGTGCTTGAATAAGCATTTGTTGATGTGAAAGGGATGTTTTTAGATTAAATGTTTTACTATGACTACTCTCATTGAAAACCCTGGCTGTGTCTCCACAGTGTGCAATACTGTCACCTGCCTTCAAAGTGCGTGAATTCTCCATCACAGATGTTGTTCCCTATCCCATCTCCTTGAAGTGGCATTCTGCTGCAGAGGAAGgtctgaggtaaaaaaaaaatgttttgatcatTATTTTCCCCATCTCTGGTCTTGTTTATTGATTGTATTAGTTAATCtgatatattcattcattgcagTGATTGCGAGGTATTTCCTAAGAACCACGCAGCACCTTTCTCCAAAGTGCTGACTTTCTACCGGAGAGAGCCTTTTTCTTTGGAGGCCTACTACAATAACTCTAATGAGCTACCCTACCCCGATCCCACCATCGGTAAGTAGCTAAAGCTTCCTAAGTGATGTCTGGCGATAGAAagactccaaaacaaacatccTGTTGTGATTCTGTCTACCTGGCAAATGGACATCCagtattcactctccttttagtgCTGGTTATTACACACTCTCCCGATTAAAATATAGAGGTTGATAAATGTGGTCAAATTGATGACCAAAAGCAAATTACTGATCTCACCTTCCAAGACCCACGGCTTTACAAGAGGCCTTAAAGCTGTTTTACCtgcttatttaatttttattactcttttttttttcttaccactAGGTCAGTTCATGATCCAGAAGGTTGTCCCACAGGCGTCTGGAGAGAGCTCCAAGGTGAAAGTCAAAGTGCGGGTGAACATCCACGGTATCTTCAGTGTGTCCAGCGCCTCCCTGGTTGAAGTGCAGAAGTGTGATGAGGCAGAGGAACCAATGGAGACGGAACAGGCCAATGACAAAGAGGGAGAGGTACGTAAGCCACATCggtgtccttttttttcccccaagtgTTCTTTTAAACAGCATCAGTGAGTTGTacttcatgtttgtgttttgttactCCTCCGCAGAACAAGATGCAGACTGATCAGGATGAGCAGCAGAATCAGGGAGACGGTCAGAAAGAAACAGAAGAGAAGACGCCCCGTGAGAATGAGGAGATGGAGGTAAGATGCTCATTTTTTGTGTAAAGCATGATTTGTCCTGTAGATTGTCTTAACAAGGAGATACAGTTCGGTGACCAAAAGCAGTAAATTACTCACAGTAAATTAGGTGTTTGAGAAGCTCATAATTAGGTTGGGGTGATATGGCTAATAAACAATATGTTTTTTAGCTATGTGGCAATATACGATACATAtctttaatttcacattttttctaAAATAATGTAACTGTTCAATTTAACCCTTTGATGCCTGTGATCATACCACTGTGATCATACCAGCGAACTATCTGAATTTACAGGGAACACAGCTTGTCAGTGACATTTTAGAGGGCTTTTACTTTAAAATTCTACATCAGCATGTCCTGATATTGTCTGAGTGACCCTCTGATGTGGTGCATTGTCATTTTAAAGTCATACTGGTCcgtggaaatgtctttattgtTAAGTTTGAGtcagtatgcacacaattgaaatattttctttctcaAAAATCCAGTTTGCAGGTGCTAGTTAGTTTTAATTGTATGTTCattttgtttgactttttgaATGAATGGGAAATTGAGTATCACGTTCATTGACAGCtcacttttattctgaagtcaGTCCATATGTGCTCTTTCTGTAATGCCTAGTATACACATGTACCTCAAAACAACTAGTTGGGTTAGTTTGACCGTCCTTTTCGAAGTGTAGGCTGGCTTGACTGCACTGGGTGGTGACTTAAGTGATGGAACAGACTGGTGTTACTGCTACCTTTTAGCAGCAATCGTTTTGTGGCATATTTTGCTGTAACAAGGATTAGACATTTGAAAAAACTATGGTATAGTATAATACAATACCACTAATTACAGCCCAAAATGTGTTCAGAGATGAGTTTAATGCAGAGTTAATGCACTTGATTTTGTGGaattgtttatatatttttaaaaaactgttgcaTGTCCTGATTTGTTTTGAGTGATATTTTGAACCTAAGTGCCTATTTTCTTGTCTATTTAGACGAGCACGGAGGAGGGCAAAGGCGAGAAGAAGTCTGACCAGCCCCCACAAGCCAAAAAGCCCAAAGTCAAAACAAAAGTGCTGGAGCTTCCAATTGAAAACAGTCCACAGTGGCAGCTAGCGGATGACATGCTCAATCTTTTTGTAGAAAATGAGGTAACTGAACTTCCAgccatcacatacacacattacaaaatccatccacccatccttAATCACTCGTTCTATTTTGAAGTGTTTAGTAGTTACAGTTGCTGTTTGGATTCTCCTCAGGGTAAGATGATCATGCAGGACAagctggagaaggagaggaatgACGCGAAGAATTATGTGGAGGAGTACGTGTACGACATGAGGGACAAACTACATGGGATGCTGGAGAAGtttgtcagtgaatctgtgaGTAAAATATCCCTACTGACTCGTAAAGTGATCAAAGTCGGCCCCTTTATAATCACTGTCAACAGATTTGGCTTTCCTTTACGTGATATGaaattgtatttatattttcaggACAGAGATGCCCTTTCATTAAAACTGGAGGATACTGAAAACTGGCTGTATGAAGATGGTGAGGACCAACCCAAACAGGTGTACATTGACAAACTGGCAGAGTTAAAGGTAATTATCACTGTAGAAACAGCTTTTTTCCTCAGTTTGGTTGACATTTTGATTTCATTAACTGACATGTATACTGTGTTCGCTGTAGAAACTTGGTCAGCCCATTCAGGAGAGGTAtacagaggcagaggagaggcCTAAAGCATTTGAGGAGATGGGAAAACAAATCCAGCAGTACATGAAATTCGTGGAAGCGTTCAAAATGAAGGTAAAGCTAAatgattttggcatttttattaCAAATAAATGCAATGATGTCTGTGGTTATTAACACTACTACTCTGATTTCCAGGAGGAGCAGTACGACCATTTAGATGAGGCAGATGTTAACAAAGTGGACAAACTGACCAGTGAGGCAATGATGTGGATGAACAGCGCCATGAACCAGCAAAGCAAACAGAGCTTGACGGTGGATCCCTCTGTCAAAGTAAAAGACATTCAAGTAAAAACAAGGGTGAGTATCTACTCCATTAGAAAATACCAAAGTACTGAGGAAAGTGACTACAGTGAATggcatttaaaataaagaatcatttgcatgttatgggtgactttttttttttccaactggacCCTATTGTCCCCTGTTTTTTGTCTAAGTGagttatgaaaacattttttgaaactggtccagtattgagagagaccgctgcagctggcagccgcAAAACAAGCTGCAGCACAACGTTGATGGGCAATAGTGCAAGGTCAATTTACGTCaactgaaagtgcttgtttttgccactgacaggctcagatgatcattctaagtgtctgacattaTAGAAAGCGCCCTATAAAGATAGACCTTTGGTGgttaaaaaacagcttttttttttttttttgttttgttttttttttttgtttttccattttcaaaGTCAGCTGTAACAAATAAACTCACACAAtccatcttggtttgtctttctgctgtcccaacaatcaccaacactggtttggttgaaataaacctgctagctctatacacgctaaaatgactgtatatttaaatggagtctggtgggtttggcgatggtgatttggggctgtttctggttaaactcAAATTATCATACTCTTTGTCAAAAAGGtctttgttgagatggtttctataaattgtcagacacttatttGAACCTGTCAGTTGCAAATCCAAGTATTCACTGTGGACGTGCATTGgcgtggttacattgcagcatGTTTTGTCTCTGTCGGCTGCAGCACTCTTGCTCATTACTAGACCAAGTTCAAAAATGATTATCTCCATCAGTCACGTAGACTCAAAGACATAGAAAAATAatgtccaggttgaaaaataacaaTGTTGGCCTTTTACACAGTTGTATTAGTCCTTTAAATTGTAGACATTGTTTAACCTAAAGCAAAGCTGAACAGATGGTTAGCTAGATATAGCATTAATTCAGCTGCTACTACTTCTTAATGCACATATTCATGACAAATGTTAGTGTTGCAACATGAGAAACTGAGGTCAACTGTCTACAAGGAACATATTTGTAACGTGATCTGTATTATTTAGTGGGTCAGGACCAATTTGTAGATCTCACACACATCTGTAATTCTCTTAGGAAAACCATTATTAAAACTTATTGTCTCCTTTGTGTCATTTTTCCAGGAGTTGTTCTCAGCTTGTAACCCTATTGTGACCAAGCCCAAGCCCAAGGTGGAGCTTCCCAAGGAGGACACACCTGCAGAGCAGAACGGGCCTGTCAATGGACAAGAGAAACCCCAGGAAGAAACTGCAGACAAAGGAACGACCGACAACACAGGCAATCCCACCTCAGAAACCACAGAAAACAAGCCTGAAATGGACCTTGATTAAAGCAGCCTAACGCCTCCCTAAGCAAAGCTGAATGGGAGCTGGTTGTTGCAGATTGAGATGCAGCCTGGGTGTATATCAGAGCAGGTAAAGTGTTTCAGGAACTGCACTCCACAAAAAGCAGGCAGGGTGATTAGCACTCTGAGCCCAGCTCCTAGTGGTATCTCTGTCTGATGACATAGCAtgccctctctctttctggATGACATAAATCAAAAGCCAGCCGCAATAAGCCTGTTTGACGATGAGCGCTGTACACATGATggtatttatttctgttgtgtGCCCTGTAAGTGTTCTGGTCTGTGTCACAATATGGTTTTAATAAAGTTATTGAAAATCATTTCTGCCATCTTTATTACGTCGACCAAAGAGGTTTCACAAAGGCATTGCTTCTGTCCAGCTATGACTGAAGACACAAGATGTCCTTGGTCACATTTCTGGGAATCTGGGAGTTTTTATCACAttccacattaaacacatttcaCATACACACTATTTTTAAGTGACTGATTCCGATATTTTTAGACTCAGCATCTTCAATTGTACTATTTATAGCCATGTGGCTAAAATGAAAGGGTTATAACTAGTATAGGGAATGTGAACTTGATGTTAAATGTGGGCGTGGGCACCATCTTGTGATGCTTGCACTGTTAACCTGTCAAGGTCAAGCAACAGACTTTGGACAAACTAATCACTATAAACAACATAACTCTATAGTCCATGGTTGAATTGCACACTCTAATGCACTTCCTGCACTCATGTACCTGAGCATCATCTTGTTTTTGGACCATTTGGTAATACAGATAACAAGGCATGTACCTCATAAGATGGTGCTTCGTCCCTAATGGCGTGACACACCTTAGAAAACTATCCACATAATATAAATTggtaaaaataagaataaaacaaaaaataattgaacagttaaatgtccagtgtgtaggacatAGAGGGGTATATTAGATTTAATGTATTTACTTCAGTGTATGATCACCTGAGATTAAGAATCATTGGGTTTTCGTCTACCTTGGAATGAGCTGTtaatatctacacagggagcgggtccttgtctaTGGAGGAAGCcttgttgcaccaccatgtttctacagtagcgcagaatggacaaaccaaacactggctctagagagtGCCTTTAGCGTTTTCATGTTGGCCTCCGTAGTTAGCAGGCCAGAGAAATAAGGTGAACACATatgaagttatcagagaaaatagatGAGCACACATAGCAGGTGCTTGGCAAGTGGGCTGTCTGTGACATGCCgaacagtgttggagaaacacagatttgtaattTGAAACtattttaatcagtgtttttatcagttttaatcacctgaggtctcatttataaaacagtgcgaAGGATTCATACTAGAAATGTGCATACAGACAAAGGCCAAAAATGGCGTGTGCCACAAAAATATCTATTATTActatttctacaatcaggcttccacctcaccatctgcgtccCCAATTTCCTGTATCCAAAATAtttgtaagcatgggtcaaagtcaaagcccatcaagtctgtttttatacatcacaatTTTTGCGTGGGAAATGGTGCACGTcactttcaggcctcgttttgtgcgtaggcaatgtttataaatgagacccctaaTCTGTTTGATTTGAGGATGAGGAGACCACCTGAACAAtggac
This region of Epinephelus fuscoguttatus linkage group LG9, E.fuscoguttatus.final_Chr_v1 genomic DNA includes:
- the hspa4b gene encoding heat shock 70 kDa protein 4b — encoded protein: MSVVGFDVGFLNCYVAVARAGGIETVANEYSDRSTPACVSFGPRNRSIGAAAKSQVVTNCKNTVQGFKRFHGRAFSDPYVQRLKNSLVYDIAQMPTGTTGIKVTYMEEEKVFSIEQVTAMLLTKLKETAEHALKKPVADCVVSVPCYYTDAERRSVVDAAQIAGLNCLRLMNETTAVALAYGIYKQDLPAPEEKARNVVFVDLGHSGYQTSVCAFNKGKLKVLSTACDPELGGKDFDEVLVRHFCEEFSKKYKLDVKSKPRALVRLYQECEKLKKLMSANSSDLPLNIECFMNDIDVTGKLNRGQFEEMCADIFARVEAPLQSLLDHTKLKKEDVYAVEIVGGASRIPAVKERISKFFGKELSTTLNADEAVARGCALQCAILSPAFKVREFSITDVVPYPISLKWHSAAEEGLSDCEVFPKNHAAPFSKVLTFYRREPFSLEAYYNNSNELPYPDPTIGQFMIQKVVPQASGESSKVKVKVRVNIHGIFSVSSASLVEVQKCDEAEEPMETEQANDKEGENKMQTDQDEQQNQGDGQKETEEKTPRENEEMETSTEEGKGEKKSDQPPQAKKPKVKTKVLELPIENSPQWQLADDMLNLFVENEGKMIMQDKLEKERNDAKNYVEEYVYDMRDKLHGMLEKFVSESDRDALSLKLEDTENWLYEDGEDQPKQVYIDKLAELKKLGQPIQERYTEAEERPKAFEEMGKQIQQYMKFVEAFKMKEEQYDHLDEADVNKVDKLTSEAMMWMNSAMNQQSKQSLTVDPSVKVKDIQVKTRELFSACNPIVTKPKPKVELPKEDTPAEQNGPVNGQEKPQEETADKGTTDNTGNPTSETTENKPEMDLD